In Halobaculum magnesiiphilum, the following proteins share a genomic window:
- a CDS encoding molybdopterin-dependent oxidoreductase, whose translation MAGLSFPWWLRITHWFNFFFIILLFRSGYEILMSHPKLYWSDDATPGDEWLRVGDEERDTDFDKEAIEGEDLWVAEDEIDPPSALVSLPGRDAVGMGRHWHFWGALGWTVCGLLYVGGLFLSGEWTRLVPTSPAIFAQAWSDLLVYAQLQIPPAEGYNALQQLTYFGVIFVLSPVMILTGIFQAPAFRAHFPKYFDGNRQLNRSVHFIGFVAFNVFLFGHVALVAAHGFWSEMGKIVLGSETAPVELTMALTVLGVAIVFGFAAAATWISLKRPYLTQNTLEIGVDPLLKGLFHQVSTVEDDDREVESEFARVNGRPPRNEEYRRHHEDGFEDWTVTVDGLVENELELSHEDIREMGKREQLTRHDCIQGWTYYASWGGVPLTEIIDRCEPHEDAEWLVFHTLDEKWEYSEEGPFETVDPEVPEYYYEAIRLSKAREPRSILAYEMNGDDLPVAHGAPYRLRIESQLGYKMAKWVTGIEFVEDFEDVGKGKGGWRDDVLHYYPNSADI comes from the coding sequence ATGGCCGGACTCTCGTTCCCGTGGTGGCTTCGCATCACCCACTGGTTCAACTTCTTCTTCATCATCCTCCTGTTCCGGAGCGGCTACGAGATCCTGATGTCGCACCCGAAGCTATACTGGAGCGACGACGCGACGCCCGGGGACGAGTGGCTCAGGGTTGGCGACGAGGAGCGCGACACCGATTTCGACAAGGAGGCGATCGAGGGGGAGGACCTCTGGGTCGCCGAGGACGAGATCGACCCGCCGTCGGCCCTCGTCTCGCTCCCCGGTCGCGACGCCGTCGGGATGGGTCGCCACTGGCACTTCTGGGGGGCGCTCGGGTGGACCGTCTGCGGCCTGCTGTACGTCGGCGGCCTGTTCCTCTCCGGGGAGTGGACACGATTAGTCCCTACCTCGCCGGCGATCTTCGCGCAAGCGTGGAGCGATCTGCTGGTGTACGCTCAGTTGCAGATCCCTCCCGCCGAGGGGTACAACGCGCTCCAGCAGTTGACGTACTTCGGCGTGATCTTCGTGCTCTCGCCGGTGATGATCCTCACGGGGATCTTCCAGGCGCCTGCCTTCCGCGCACACTTCCCGAAGTACTTCGACGGCAACCGACAGCTCAACAGGAGCGTCCACTTCATCGGGTTCGTCGCGTTCAACGTCTTCCTGTTCGGGCACGTCGCGCTCGTGGCCGCCCACGGCTTCTGGTCCGAAATGGGGAAGATCGTGCTCGGGAGCGAGACGGCGCCGGTCGAGTTGACGATGGCGCTGACGGTCCTCGGCGTGGCGATCGTCTTCGGGTTCGCCGCCGCCGCGACGTGGATCTCGCTGAAGCGGCCGTACCTCACGCAGAACACGCTGGAGATCGGCGTCGATCCCCTTCTGAAGGGACTGTTCCATCAGGTGTCCACCGTCGAGGACGACGACCGCGAGGTGGAGTCGGAGTTCGCGCGGGTCAACGGCCGCCCACCCCGCAACGAGGAGTACCGGCGCCACCACGAGGACGGGTTCGAGGACTGGACAGTCACGGTCGACGGGCTGGTCGAGAACGAACTGGAGCTGTCACACGAGGACATCCGGGAGATGGGCAAACGCGAACAGCTCACCCGCCACGACTGCATTCAGGGCTGGACGTACTACGCGTCGTGGGGCGGCGTCCCGCTGACGGAGATCATCGATCGCTGTGAGCCCCACGAGGACGCGGAGTGGCTCGTGTTCCACACGCTTGACGAGAAGTGGGAGTACTCCGAGGAGGGACCGTTCGAGACGGTCGACCCCGAGGTACCGGAGTACTACTACGAGGCGATCCGGCTCTCGAAAGCGAGGGAGCCCAGGTCGATTCTCGCGTACGAGATGAACGGCGACGACCTTCCCGTCGCCCACGGCGCGCCCTACCGGCTGCGCATCGAGAGCCAACTCGGCTACAAGATGGCGAAGTGGGTGACAGGCATCGAGTTCGTCGAGGACTTCGAGGACGTCGGCAAGGGGAAGGGCGGCTGGCGCGACGACGTGCTCCACTACTACCCCAACAGCGCGGATATCTGA
- the nirK gene encoding copper-containing nitrite reductase translates to MMPTTRRTTLKALGTGAGGAALAGCAAEAPTDAQTETARQTTEKTSGKPTSSRVAADPTDVPEPIDRDTSETVEVELTAREVRAEIEDGVVYDYMTFDGQIPGPMVRVRRGDTVRVTLMNAEENAMPHNVDFHACYGPGGGAEDTTVAPGESATIKFRAEYPGAFIYHCAVANMDYHIASGMFGMILVEPEDGLPAVDREFYVGQHEIYTDKPAGEKGRHSFDLESMKAENPTYVVLNGQKYALTPDGFGAMAAETDETVRVFMVDGGPNLNSNFHPIGNVWTDAYRDGALAGDPERYVQTMNVPPGSCMVGTMELPVPEDIKLVDHALSRVARKGMLGVVSVDGEENPEVFDPSPGDGAGEEQA, encoded by the coding sequence CTGATGCCCACGACGCGACGCACGACGCTGAAGGCACTCGGAACCGGCGCCGGCGGTGCCGCACTCGCCGGTTGCGCGGCCGAGGCGCCGACCGACGCACAGACCGAGACCGCGCGGCAAACGACCGAGAAGACGAGCGGGAAGCCGACGAGCAGCCGCGTCGCGGCCGACCCGACCGACGTGCCCGAGCCGATCGACCGCGACACGTCGGAGACGGTCGAGGTCGAGTTGACCGCCCGCGAGGTGCGCGCGGAGATCGAGGACGGCGTCGTCTACGACTACATGACGTTCGACGGGCAGATCCCCGGCCCGATGGTCCGGGTCCGACGCGGCGACACCGTCCGGGTGACGCTGATGAACGCCGAGGAGAACGCGATGCCGCACAACGTCGACTTCCACGCGTGCTACGGGCCGGGCGGCGGCGCAGAGGACACGACCGTCGCGCCGGGCGAGTCAGCGACGATCAAGTTCAGGGCGGAGTACCCCGGCGCGTTCATCTACCACTGCGCCGTCGCGAACATGGACTACCACATCGCCTCGGGGATGTTCGGGATGATCCTCGTCGAGCCCGAGGACGGGCTCCCGGCGGTCGACCGTGAGTTCTACGTCGGCCAACATGAGATCTACACCGACAAGCCCGCCGGCGAGAAGGGCCGCCACAGCTTCGACCTGGAGTCGATGAAGGCGGAGAATCCGACGTACGTCGTGCTCAACGGGCAGAAGTACGCCCTCACACCCGACGGCTTCGGCGCGATGGCCGCCGAAACCGACGAGACCGTGCGGGTGTTCATGGTCGATGGCGGGCCGAACCTGAACAGCAACTTCCACCCCATCGGCAACGTCTGGACCGACGCTTACCGTGACGGCGCCCTCGCAGGTGACCCCGAGCGGTACGTCCAGACGATGAACGTCCCGCCGGGCAGCTGCATGGTCGGCACGATGGAACTCCCGGTGCCGGAGGACATCAAGCTCGTCGACCACGCGCTCTCGCGGGTCGCACGCAAGGGGATGCTCGGCGTCGTCTCGGTCGACGGCGAGGAGAACCCGGAGGTGTTCGATCCGTCGCCGGGTGACGGCGCTGGCGAGGAGCAGGCCTAA
- a CDS encoding sensor histidine kinase, whose product MDPRRTAAAATIGITGLGLLGVAVRSLGRGVQGIAGWVLVGAVLVLGVSFSIAGPVLYRSSVDSEHLLRVAGWNALGVIVTMAVLALVAAFQVATGGRVTAPLLSGTVILGVSAFAHVLIGVNDVRRIRARTVADQRQKAAVVNRFVRHDLRHAAQLLIGYSDEIRSYGSDSVDEDDSDGGHEDLADRVASIGRDLSETQSRVKIIDELLDGEGVDDRTPVVVSTALDRRHDELTDGHPNGTVRIDSEGEPAVLGGDHVVTAVSELVENALQHGGDPADVRVRETRAGREVEITVLDDGDGFPENERALINDDEVETQLRHSSGMGLWLAKWVIEFYGGTLSVGTSPDGGGEATVRLPAADAT is encoded by the coding sequence ATGGATCCGCGACGGACTGCGGCTGCGGCAACGATCGGTATCACCGGATTGGGCTTGCTCGGCGTCGCGGTCCGTTCGTTGGGCCGGGGAGTTCAGGGGATAGCGGGCTGGGTCCTCGTCGGGGCGGTGCTCGTCCTCGGCGTCTCGTTCTCGATCGCCGGGCCGGTACTGTATCGGAGCTCTGTGGACTCCGAACACCTCCTCCGGGTCGCCGGGTGGAACGCGCTCGGGGTGATCGTGACCATGGCCGTCCTCGCGCTGGTCGCCGCCTTCCAGGTCGCGACGGGCGGGCGTGTGACCGCACCGCTGCTGTCCGGAACGGTGATCCTCGGCGTGAGCGCATTCGCGCACGTACTGATCGGCGTCAACGACGTGCGCCGGATCCGCGCGCGGACGGTCGCCGACCAGCGGCAGAAGGCGGCCGTAGTCAACAGATTCGTCCGCCACGACCTCCGCCACGCAGCACAGTTGCTGATCGGGTACAGTGACGAGATTCGCAGCTACGGTTCCGATTCCGTCGACGAGGACGACAGCGACGGCGGACACGAGGACCTCGCCGACCGTGTCGCCTCCATCGGCCGGGACCTGAGCGAGACGCAGTCGCGCGTCAAGATCATCGACGAGTTGCTCGACGGCGAGGGTGTCGACGACCGAACGCCCGTCGTCGTAAGCACGGCGTTGGACCGGCGACACGACGAGTTGACCGACGGTCATCCGAACGGCACGGTTCGAATCGACTCCGAGGGGGAGCCGGCGGTCCTCGGCGGCGACCACGTCGTGACCGCAGTCAGCGAGTTGGTCGAGAACGCACTACAGCACGGTGGCGACCCGGCGGACGTTCGGGTTCGGGAGACGCGTGCGGGCCGGGAGGTCGAGATCACGGTCCTCGACGACGGCGACGGCTTCCCGGAGAACGAGCGGGCGTTGATCAACGACGACGAGGTCGAGACGCAACTCCGCCACAGCAGCGGTATGGGGCTCTGGCTCGCGAAATGGGTGATCGAGTTCTACGGCGGGACGCTCTCGGTCGGGACGAGTCCCGACGGCGGCGGCGAGGCGACGGTTCGACTACCCGCTGCGGACGCGACGTAG
- a CDS encoding helix-turn-helix domain-containing protein, translating into MARARLEVSLPEDVWVGQVTRSHPDATLSVLSVLPTDRGGVALVALRDDDAPEVVRDIEAADGVDEVELQRAAEDVREAIVRVETTDPRLLVPLSDSRLPVEYPVEITEGTARLTVAGARDRLSAFATALETMGMDYAVEYVHDAIDAENLLTEGQRELLAAAIRSGYYDTPRETTLTELADRRGIAKSTASERLHRAEGTVIKRFAEDALDIDPERSPLTQ; encoded by the coding sequence ATGGCTCGCGCGCGACTCGAGGTGTCGCTCCCGGAGGACGTCTGGGTCGGACAGGTGACCCGGTCACACCCGGACGCGACGCTGTCTGTGCTGTCGGTACTACCCACCGACCGTGGCGGGGTCGCGCTCGTCGCGCTGCGTGACGACGACGCGCCGGAGGTGGTCCGGGACATCGAGGCGGCGGATGGGGTCGACGAGGTCGAACTCCAGCGGGCCGCCGAGGACGTCCGCGAGGCGATCGTCCGGGTCGAGACAACGGATCCCCGCCTGCTGGTACCGCTGAGCGACTCGCGGCTTCCGGTGGAGTACCCGGTCGAGATCACGGAGGGGACCGCACGGCTCACGGTCGCCGGAGCGCGCGACAGGCTCTCAGCGTTCGCGACCGCGCTGGAGACGATGGGGATGGACTACGCCGTCGAGTACGTCCACGACGCGATCGACGCCGAGAACCTCCTCACCGAGGGTCAACGGGAGCTGCTCGCGGCGGCGATCCGGTCGGGGTACTACGACACCCCCCGCGAGACGACGCTGACCGAGTTAGCCGACAGGCGGGGGATCGCGAAATCGACGGCGAGCGAGCGGCTCCACCGTGCCGAGGGGACGGTCATCAAGCGGTTCGCCGAGGACGCGCTCGACATCGACCCGGAGCGCTCACCGCTGACACAGTAG